In Tribolium castaneum strain GA2 chromosome 8, icTriCast1.1, whole genome shotgun sequence, the genomic window gtcacgcaagggacatttcacaattatctctcacccatacaaagttaaaaaacaatatttttgacttacttttggtactggatgctttaattctttcaaaaaggactaaaagactgaacaacaactgaaaaattctagacacttgaacattcaggacttcagaaatgtttcgtacactgctgattggattctcttcaaaagcttgaattacagcctcaactattgcttcgtttccagtgacgtgttttgttcTCACTTGATTTAGTTCACTAagcttcctgtgtcttcaaattattgactattctttgaactttaaatttcataaataacatttcacaaaaagtccaacgacacttttcataggcgaatattgattcctttttcaacaatatCGAAATTTTAGGCACTGTTGTTGggttttaaagtaatttcaccaaattaaaacaattttacttttctgacagcgtGCACagttttgacagttttttcagtggtacacaaaataCCGCAgagaaatgcttcatcaattgtttcaaaaggtgactgcccaaattattatcaaaatttggattaagtttttaacaacaaaacttaatttttttcttggatcagtcgagcaatttggttaattttttgtgtggccatttatttttcggggtttaatgatccaacggtaatttggcttaattttaaataaaagaaatgtgttttaaaatttcattttttaagttgaggtcattttttgcttctattaaaagaccacctcctaaaatatgtgcattctaaattttataacaatccgttgacaaataacggaGATATTAaactcgaaagtcttagctgagacacgtTGTATAACgcgaaaacaaaattttctcaCTTTGTGGTTAAtaggaaataataattaaaataattaaattttattgcaagtcattaaaaatacattaaatacaAAATCAACGCAATGAAAAAATGTACTTACCTTTATGGCAGTActgaaataaaatcaattaaaacagtgtgccattaaatttacaaatttaatgtgatttttctaaaaagaaAGTATTCCAAAGTAATCCTTTAATCCGGATTGTTTTCTTCCTGGAAATCCATTCCATTAGCACACAGGAGCGATCACCCGCATTAGCCAAcgaatttgaaacttttaaaccgcaaaattctgattttattttatttttgaaaaatactgttAACTATTGTTTCAAATAGGTTTGTCTGATTCATTAAACTTCGTCactattaatgtttttttttaactatgtacctgaaaaaaatacagggaggtgcatttttaagattaaattgctgaaactcatttattgagcaaataatttcaaacaaaacaaattagcGAAATTTGTAACTTCGTTATTCTAAAAGATacacaattaaaacaaagatGAACAATGTTATAGaatattattttgataatgtTCAGTATCTGATTTTTAcaaagtataaataaatgcaatatgtaatagataaaaattaatcaacaaAGATACAGCTTTTTAACTGATgtaatcaataataataaattgaaaatgcaataaaatatcaCGAAAAAGACGActttttttatctcaaaacgCCCTTAACCGTAGAACTacactgtgatttttttacataaaccAAACTATGGGGGTCATATCTGACTTATTTGAACTACCTACATTACTTTCCGTACTATATTACAAagatgtttaaataaataaataaaaattttctaatactgaaaaaaattggttttatatctgtacaaaaaatcaaggaaaaaatagtaataatgataataattgacaataactattttttcaaaaggtTTTTAGATATAATACTCTTTACAAATGTAGGTTGTGCATATAAATTCTTCATGAAACTATTAcgaatgtgatttttttcctaTCCAAAATTTGTGGAAACTCAACAAATCATCAATAACACAAACCAAACAAGCTTTAACGTACAGATGACGTCTAATTAGGAAGCTACTAATTGTCCCACAATTTTAATGCTTAACCGAGAAAgtgtacacaaaaaaatattaggtgTTGTTTTAGGGTTAAACTAACAACAAAGGAAAAAGTATTTCATTTTAGGTTCACTTTTGAGGAACCGTTTCAATAATTGTGAAGTAGTCATTTTCGATATGATTTAACGGTTTTTCTACTCTACATTTGGAGATATACTAGAGAAATGACCTTGTGGTCTGGCTCGGTGGTCTAAAGACAAACGAAACGAGCTAAAATAACACCAATATCGATTTAAAAGGTGATTTTTTcggacatttttattaaatttgtcaaaaaatggatagttttttacaaagaatACTTTCATATTATACTTTAACTCTAATGAtttgttgactgttttttgtttttgtaatttgttatttttttgttttaaccaATTCTTGCGGAAAAAACTTTACTATGATAGATCACCTTTTCCGAGATGGTTTAGGGCCTTTATGCcgatttttaactaaatttaatttaatttttaacctaAATTGTTGCCTCAGTTTAGTGAAACGTTGAAATAAACTTGAATTTATAGCTCAAAAACATGCTTAAACGctcgataaaaaataacatctcatttttaaaagcgtttatttaacttgctttgttgtctgtctgtctgtttcatattttccgagaCAAATTTTAGAGGGTTCCTGTAATCCGAATGAATGGAAATTTTGGAAACTTACGTAATCTACGTGATAATGCATTTATGTTAAGTTAATTACCCCCTAAAGGGGTAATGGAGTGCTGAAGTTTTAGGTTAACGTTTAAATGAAAATCTGTTACTTTTGACAGATATTCAAATATGGCATTTTAAGACAAGTAATAAAACATGGTTTTAAAATGTAGTAAAATTATTAGTCAAAGAAACTAACGATTAGAAAGAACTTTCTCGAATTGACCACTGCTCTCGgagattttataaattttagaatcctaatctgtaaataaaaatattcttttgtgatagaaaaacatcattttttactttctttttttgtgtCGCAGCTTATTGGTTTTGAAATATTCTGATGGTGACTAGTTCTGTGTAAATACTTTTCTGGTGAATTTGTGTTTTGAACTTTGGTGTGTATGCTCCTTATTATTACTAGTAGATTTCATTTTTGTGTGTTTATGCGCGTTTCTAGTGATTTACggttctagtttttttttctagtttttatttctttaccaAAAAAGGTGACCCAACATTAATATCAAATTATAGGCCAATAAGTCTGCAGTcatagttttctaaaatttttgaaactgttaTATCTTCCAGAATTACTAAGTTTTCAGCTACTGATTTCATCCCAACACGGGTACATTAAAGGGAAATCTGTTGACTCAGCTATATTTAGCTTCACTAATGCTCTGTTAgataaattagaagaaaaaaggtGGTTTTTGGAATGTTCTTAGATTTCTCCAAAGCCTTCGATTGCCTAGATCATAACCTCctaataagtaaattaaagaaatatagCATAAGAGGAATTATGTTAAAGTTGATCACATCTTATCTTAAAAATAGGTATTAGCAGgtcacaataacaaaaacagtACTGTATATACATCAAATAaacttctaattaaacaagGTGTACCTCAAGGTAGTATACTAGggcctttatttttcgtaatttatgGGAATATGCATTGACCATAAGTTAAGCTTGACTAATCATATAGATACgagtaatttattaaaaaaatttaactcaatacattttacaaaacatgttttaaaaaaaataatttaacattgAACCACTGAGAGTAGTATACTTTGTATAGTAAACTTTCAATCATTACTAAGCTATGGTGTAATATTTTTGGGGCAAAGTGGAAAGATATCAGAAGTATTTgctgctcaaaaacaagtcatGAGAACTATGGTTAACTTAAAATGTAATGAACATCtttaaaagcaataacttCTTGACAGTAACTGATTTATTCATATatagattacttttatttttctttaaacagaaTCTACTATTTTATGTCACTAACGACCATAAATACAACACTCGCAAAGTAGACTTAAAGTATCCAAAACACAAACTTACGCTGAtggaaaaaatagttattatgcAGGAATAAAACTATACAATAGTTTACCTGTGTATCTACGCACACCTTGTAatttaaacatatttaaaaagaaaatatttgactacATTTTGGATCTCGAACCATATACTTTAAACGAATTCTATAATAGACAGGTTTTTGATTTATCtcttaaaattagttttatgttattgttatttctgtgAAGAATACTGACGtttttcgtatcaattttgttactacatctgtataaattcatagaaataaattattattattatgaatgcACTTTTCTAGTCTTGACCGTAAGTTTCTTCAATTTTAGGCACGTTTCTCGCCCTGTGATCAACGCATTGGCCAACATCGCCGCCAATATACAAAGCGAATCCCAAATGAACGAACTATTAGGCCGCCTGCTCGAACTCTTCGTGCAATTGGGCCTCGAGGGCAAACGCGCAAGCGAAAAATCCCCAGGCGCCCTAAAAGCGTCAAGTTCAGCCGGTAATTTAGGAGTTTTAATCCCTGTAATTGCCGTTCTTCTACGCCGACTACCACCCATCAAAAATCCCAAACCTCGGATTCATAAATTGTTCCGCGATTTTTGGCTCTATTGTGTTATTATGGGATTTACAGCGTCTGATTCGGGATTATGGCCGAAAGAATGGTACGAAGGAGTGAAAGAAATCGCAGTTAAAAGCCCAGCGTTAGTTTCACCAACTTCCAGTCGCTCGGAAATGCGCGAATTGCAATACACGAGCGCCGTTCGAAACGATAGTGTTTCAATAACCGAACTACAAGAATTGAAGAATCAAATTCTAGAATTGTTGAAACAACCGGCAGATGTCACCGCCTATGTGAATCGCTTGACTTTTGCCCAATGTACGTTCTTATTGAGCGTTTATTGGGTGGAGATTTTGCGAATTCAGAATTCACCTGAGCCGAGCTTGGTGCCGATTATTACCGAATACTTGTCGGATTCAGCGTTACAGAAAGACAAGTCCGGGATGTGGGTTTGTGTGTCGGCTGTTGGCGAGcgcgtttttgaaaaattcctcgAAGTTATGAAAAATAAGCCGAAGTATGAGGCCAGGGAGGCGGAGCTTGAAGGCCACGCCCAGTTTCTTCTCGTACATTTCAACGATCCGCACAAACAGATTCGTCACGTTTCGGATAAGTTTCTGGTCAGTCTTTTCGATCGCTTTCCGCACTTGTTGTGGAGTCGGAAGGTGTTGTGGACAATGCTTGACATAATGCAAGTGTTGTCGAATTCCTTGCATTTGGATCCGAATCAGGAAACGCCCACTTTGCGAATACCACGAACGCCATACTCCATACAGTTGATGGACACGTTAGAGGCACGCGAGACTAAAGTTAAGCATTTTGCTGCGAATTCCGAGCGAATTATCAAGGAGGCGTTGAAGTGGGCACCGCATTGGACGAGGTCGCACATACAAGAGTATATAATAAATCAAGGACAGGGGGCGGGGCTTTGGAACCACACTGGTCTGTCATTGGCGCTTGAAACTATACTACAGTTCGGACCTTTGAATATGTCAAGTGCACCGATGAGTGTCTCAACGTTGGAGAAGAGACCGAAGTGTGTTAAAAGTGATTCGTCGAAATTGATGGTTTCGACGTCTTTAAGGTGCAAATATATTGGAGAGGTAATTGAATTATTCAACACtacaatattttgaaaaaaaaatgatgcaGGTAATTGGGTTATCGGCCGTTTATGGTACCGAaggtaaagaaaaattgattGAATTTATAATGAAACGGGTGTGGACAGCGTGTCAGGAACGGTCCGATTCTGAACATCGAGATGCCTTGTGGCAAGCTACGGCACTCTTGATTTCCACGACAGAGTTTCACCGGAATTTGTTGCATTGCATTGCGTGGTCGCAAGTAaggcaaaaaactattaacttaTAATTATGAATTATGATTATGAAATCGTGAAATAGTAAATTATAACAAGATCGAAAATCTTGAAGGTGAAGTGTAATTTTAGCCACATTTTATTCTGTATAAAACTAGCATAAGACAACATAACCTTATAATTGCGGCCATAAGTAAATGGCTaaaatgtggctaaagttTCGCAGGCACAGTTTGCTCTAATTCAGTATATTTTTGATCTCATGTTATTATTAGGAGTATTAGGTCGGGTTTATAGAACATTTTTTGATTCTGAATTAAGTTAATGTCAAAATTAACTTAACATCGCCATCAAATTAATCACGGTTTACatatacgtttttaatcaaattttaattgtgattaactaattcgaattaaattgacatTTGACGGGGTTGGCACAACTGATTAAGTTCAGTGGCTATTTTCACgagtgtttttataatttctctCCCGTGTGGTCTGTGTGTGCGCTTGTGCAagttacatttaaaatttaaaatgacggAGGCAAAGGTGCACCGAGAAAGAACAAAGAACTTTACCGAAAGGGAAAAGGAAATTGCTCTAGATATTATAAACAGGTATGTAGCTACTTTGGCATAAATTAACGATTATTGTAGGTTAGGTTTGTACGTCTCCTGAGTCTGGAATTTGGTGCAAAACACaattctaacttttttttaaatcgtatGTTTAGGTTTCAAACATGctcctaatttttttccacATGATTTTTGCACTGCACTTTaatccaacttttttttcaaatatgacATTATATTCCTTCTTTTTATCCTACATCCACCTCTGCCTTTCCTTTAGATATCAaaacaaaatagaaaataaagaaaccgACGGTGTTTCCCAAAAGGAGAGAAAAGACGCATGGGAAAAGGTGGCTGAAGAGTTTAATTCAGCATCATCAACAGCACCACGAACAGGAAAGCAGATGAAAGTGCTTTGGTCCAATTTACGCCGGAcagctaaaaaaaatattgctgaagaaaatgtaaataaataatattatttataataataataatacactaATACACACATTTGATCTCAAACAAAAATCGTtaactttcaaataatttatcaaatttttagatataGTACTATTAACTGAAGATCAGGAAATATCCCCTCCTGTCCTGAAACCTGTTAAAGGACACtctaatgtaaatttttctgATCTCCCCATTTACCTTGAAGATGAATGTGTTCCCCCATCCGAAACCGTTTGTGAAGAAATTCCTACCCACCAGCCACCACGAAAAAAATTCACCccttctaaaattaaatcaaacaaaaaaaaaccagTTGATTTGAAAAGAACACTATATTTAAAGCGTATAAAATTAGCAAACatggaaattgaatttaaaaaaaagatgtacgaattagaattaaaaattaaagaaaaagagTTGGAAAGAATTAGCCGAaatgattaataaatattgaaattttatttgttttttctttcaatGAAAATGTGTTCTTATAAGGGCTGTACGAGCGGCAGTATtttcattaatattattatttctatgaaCAGGTTCAATTTCAAGTTCTTGAGGTACTTCAACTTCTGGATCTCTTGGCGGTTCATTATCATTTGTGAAAATGGCAATGTTATGTAACACAGCACAAGCCACAATAGTTGCTTATGTAGTGTTCATTTTAGTCCGCAGTCCCAATGACAGACAAGGGAAACGACGTTTCAAAACTCCAAAACACCGTTCAATAGCATTTCTAGTCGTTCTGTGTGACAAATTATAAGCTTCTTCCGCAGCTGTTCTTGGATTCAGTACTGGAGTTAAAAGAAAGGGACGGCAAGCATATCCACTATCTCCAAGTAGAAAACCATTTTCATATTCACCTCTTTCTAGATGTGCACAGAGGGATGAATCATTAAATATTGTGCTATCGTGGACACTTCCTGGCCACCTCGCGACAATATTTCTTATTTGCAGGTCTGCATCGCATACTGCCTGtacattaattgaaaaaaatccctTCCGATTACGAAAAATTTCAGCGTTGGGGCCACCTGGTGATTCAATTCTTATGTGAGAACAGTCTATTGCACCTATTACTCTTGGCATTCTTcttttacgataaaattttaactgaaCATTATGTAGTTCTTCTctgtttggcatttttataaattgtggtTTAAGTTGGGCGATTTTTTGGATAACACTTTTTGTAACAACACAGACTGTTGACTTATGTACAGCAACAGTGTCACCCACTAATTGTTGAAAGGAACCTGTTGCCAAATACctcattgtaattaaaatcttattTATTGCAGATATCGATTTGCGTCTTCTAGTTGTAGGTTCTAAATCATGACCGATCAACTCATGAAGCCATAAGATAGTTGCCTTCGAGAATCTaaatctcattttaaattcttcttcgTCGAAAATTTCATAAGGATTTCTCCTATCTCTTATCCCTCGGTATCTTCTAGGTATTCTCTCCATTCTTACTTCATCCTCAGAAGAATCATCAGACGATGATGTAGTCGTAAGTGATACATCAGACatctaattgtaattttttgaataataataaaataattaaaaaatgtgtattattTACCTTTATTTcccgtttattttatttaaatataagCTTTCTCAAAGTTTTTTGGAATCAAACATGAcagatattaaaatttaattgaagcAGCTACCTTCATTAACTTAATTTCATATTAATGTAtaatttaatcgcaattaactGTTAATTGAGCTTTTGTAAACCGATTTCTagatttaattgcgattaaatgGAATTTAACAACGTATTagtttaattcgaattaaatcGATTTAATCGCGATTAGTGACGTCACGAAATTAAGTTAATCGACATTAacttcgctttctgtaaacccgCCCTTAAGCTTGATTAATaagtggacgtgcgcaaatcctatCGGATTAGTGAGGGCTATGATTTTTCTTAAGGTTTTTCGGGACccaaatttttagatattaATTATCAAGTTGGTAGTTTTATCcaaatttggaaaatgataaaataagaTTGAACATGAAATTTTTCCGGCATTATATAGGTTTTTTAACGTGAAACTTTGTTATTTctcgaaattttgtcaaaaataaggcgaaaattttataaattagtttaaaaaataatgtttttgataaaattgatattatttttgcttccttcgtgtttttgttcatttaaagactaaattattttgcaaaattccgTCAAAAACAAGCAAACTTGTGTtggttttgctttttttcaaaatgttaagTCTAGGTTTTTGCGATAGTTTACTAAACGAGGCCGTAAAGTCATCAAATAATTGAAAACGAAAGATTTTTTGCAAGCATTTGGTACGTTTTTCAGTGTGAAACTTAATCATTTATAGAAAATATTCGTTAAACATTAGGGAATAGGtaaattcataaattaattatatttaataaattagtaaatGACCTTGTTTTTGCTCACTTCACTTGCGGAAACGCGATTATATtgtaaagttttgttaaaaacaagcCAAGAGTTAACCAAAAATGGtgtaaaatttggttttttacgTTATTCAAGCACATCTTTGAGGTTTTTTCTcgaaaatattcaacaaattAGAGGAAAGTTGATGTTATTTTGCCCTATTCGACTCGTTTTACTTAGTTTTTTGAACCAAagactaatttattttgtatcaaAACGCGCTTTCAATTACAAAAATGAATCGAAATTGGGCTTGTTTTtgggcgatttttttcaaaaataaatcaaaatcttAACATTTGGTGTAAAATACTTAATTTGAAACTTTACAGggcatttttgaacaaaaaattcggACTTTTCGGACATATTCGAACGttacttttaccttttctCTCCTAagtttttgtgataaaaaggattttttttaatttttaccaaattagatcgaatttgatgttattttagccaattttACTCTTCATTCACTTCGTTTTTGAACCAGagagttatttattttgcaagaaattTCTCAAgtgcaaacaaaaaaacgagatttatattgtttttgaatgaaaatttgtaaaaatagaTCAAAAGCcactaaattttgtcaaaaatcttCAACAACTTAGACCAaatttgacgatattttatGTTCCACTCGATTTagtagtgttttttttttgtacaagaGATTCTTTATTTGTCAAGACAGCGTAACATAAATTCGggtttttataacattttgctaaaacatCTGAAAGAAGTCCATATTACAtcgataattattattacagctTTTCGAGTATTTAAGGTCGTTTTCTAGCAAAACTAgatcgaaaaattaaaagtttaagcaagtttttttttattaaaaaaattcaccaaattaGATCAAGTTTCATATTATTTTAGCCAGTATTACTCAGTTTAGGTCGCTTTTGAACATTTATTTAGCAAGATATCGATAAAATcacacataaaaattgatactcATATCGTTTGAGTGAAAAtactaattgaaaaaaaaaacaaaaagccacTAAATTTGGCCGAAACTCTTATTAGTTAGTTCTTTTCCGAATATTAAGTACttattgaaatattatttaataaattatttcagccTCTACTGAGCGTTTCAGCTCGTTTTCAGCAAGaaacgcaaaattttgttaaaaattagacTAAAAGTTACTACATTTCTCTGAAAGTGTtgatatttttgtcttttcagGCATAACAAATCCGTTTTTTTTGCATGATTTAGCTaaactttgccaaaaaatcactaaattgcGTTTAAACCGAtactattttagttttttcgtgTGTTTGCCAACtataaatttcgttaaaaacacgccaaaaattattcaaattgaGCCAAAATGGttgtaaatttacatttttcaaagatttctcgaaaattatcatcaataatttaatcaatttgATGTTATTCGAGCCTGTTTCGCTCGATTTAGTTCGTTTTCGAACCAAAgactcatttattttgttaagtgggttaaaaattattgtggaaaataagccaaaaaaaacacgaaatttcGTTGAAAACGTTGttagttttatatttttttgcaatttctttTCAGGTCGAGCTTTTCACAGTGGAAGCAATGCGAACAGCCGTCGAATGCTGGCAATGGCTCATAACATCACGTCCAGAACTCGAGATCCGTTTCCTCCAGGAAATGGTCTCGGCCTGGAACTGCACCGTCCAGAAACGCATGGGTCTTTTTTCGACCAGCGAACCCATGACAAGCCCCCTAGCGGCGTACGAAGGCGCCCGACTTGAACCGAACCCCCCATTCGTAAAACCGCACGGAATTTGGGTCCAGTTCATTTGCGAATTGATCGACAACGTCAAATACAGCAGTTACGAGAAAGTCGAAATGTTGGCAAGCTTGATCCATCGCTCGTTGGCAATGTGCGTGGGGGCCGACCCCCCATGCCAAACCCGCTCCGTTTCAGCGGTCGGTGTCCGCTTCAAGCTACTAACTTGCGGCTTATCGCTACTCCAAGGCGATATTTTGCCGAAAAGTCTGGCGAAAAATGTGCTCAGAGAGCGCATTTATTGCAGCTGTTTGGACTATTTCTGCAAACCGGTCATGTGTCCGTCGCAAACACCGACCGAATTGCGTGAGGATATCACGACACTTGTGCGATTTTGGCAAACGTTACACTCTGATAAGAAGTATTTGAAAGCCAGCGATGTTGGCGATTTGGACATTGGTCAGAATGCACCAATGATGGTCGAGAATAACGAACTGACGAAACCTAACGACTTCAACCGACCAACTTCGGGTTGGATCAACACCGTACCACTGTCCAGCAGTACCGCCACCTTAAGCAAACGCTCGGCGAAGTCAAAACGCGTCCCGATGGCCGACAACTTCGTCAaatgttatttgaaaaaacgcaACCTAATTATGGACTTGTTAACGGTCGAGATTGAATTTTTGATCGTTTGGCTCAACCCGACTTCGCGCCAGGAACAGCAAATCCCAGGCGAGGAAAACATAGCATCATGGAGGGCTAAGACCATCACCGAGAAACAATGGCAAGACTACACAAGGCTTGCTTGGGATATTTCGCCGGTTTTGGCCACTTATCTGCCCTCTAGATTCAAAACAAACGAAGCTATAATGAGCGAAATCAGGCATCAAGTGCAACAAAACCCAGTCAGTGTGTCGCACGTTCCCGAAGCGTTGCAATACCTGGCCACCACTAACGCCATCTTGAGCGACAGCACTAAACTAGTGCACATGCTGACATGGGCCCGGGTCTCCCCTATCACTGCCTTGGCCTACTTCAGTCGACAATTCCCCCCGCATCCTATTACAGCACAGTATGCTGTGAAAGTGTTGAGTTCGTATCCGGCCGATGCggttttgttttatattccGCAGTTGGTGCAAGCGTTACGCCACGATACGGtgtgtagttttttttaacgattggTTTAATCATTATTGTGTTTGGTTTCAGATGGGGTATGTGactgaatttattaaatatgtggcgaaaaaatcgcaaattgtGGCACATCAGTTGATTTGGAATATGAAAACTAATATGTATTTGGATGAGGATATGCAGCATAAGGATGTTGTCTTGTTTGATGTTTTGGATGCGTTGTGTAATAGTATTTTGGCTGAGCTGTCGGGGCCAGCGAAACAGTTTTATGAACGAGAATTTGATTTCTTTGATAAGATTACGAGCATTTCGGGGGAGATACGGCCCTATCCGAAGGGGCCTGAGCGCAGGAGGGCCTGTCTGGAAGCGTTGAGAAAAATTAAGGTAAGAAAtcttaaaattgttaattcttaataattaattgttacgGAAAATTTAGAAGAATTTCATTGCACAATCATCAGAAAACGATTTTTCTATAGATAGTTACAAATAGttacaaattacattatttatcttgttttttaaattttttcagataGAAACGCTaggaaatttcgttaaaaacacACAGGCCAAAAATtgggttattttttttctttttcaactaaattttaataataataataataataataataataataatatttattttcaacaggtGAAACACccaattacagaaaataaacttaaacttaatgATCGTGCTGCatacaaaaactaataatttaaataaactaaatcaaACTAATAacactataata contains:
- the Pi4KIIIalpha gene encoding phosphatidylinositol 4-kinase alpha isoform X1 yields the protein MARDDKLFFHKTVQHLARSLACIKNTPWDKVKTLYDLCPIETTNGTVSLNSRQQDAVIALGIYFLESGLEHKDTILPYLLKLAKALGKATWLDEIKQNPSDRIPVAEKFSFCLHTLLCDIAVKCEDSREEIIETQVDCLVKLTNSILKTRENTNSAVKLFLCKTTVPVLIGLSRAMGRFCNTEPPLICRLFPKPEPPLSPVTSNPDYKRSFSNFRSIIPRSLSGNLAATVDILAITQGYDTTDVAYSSASLKRGSLINQNFVNYDPATYFFSKFGSSFNQFPHLRVNDPNDKKGQIIFPLQHLQTILSLAKKLLTKDMLSFLDEQSLEVYTTGKIVIFPYKTFSETINLVMVTLMRELLQPQKSLPVAFTKDVQEFVKGLYLNGQTELQSRNHDASEKEDRESNFALVNKFKVNVMANAACVDLLVWAIGDETVDNEYNLPTLIGFLNTVLGADSLCGRLTEKINSNHGYKLVLAHMPLVMVCLEGLGTLAQKFPNIASTSIYCLRDFLITPSPILSKLHRQANEKGNKENLKIIAHVNGLKAETTKPHNPTQSAFEKLRDAAIENLCYALEAAHTTDADCVRALVASVSNRLFRAEKSDSESTLISTNIVIMLGHVAVSMKGTPKTTDTILQFFQQRFCRVPSALDTLIVDQLGCMIIAQCEPHVYEVVMKMFTMITVESSNAAYGNPTNEKAQYRHVSRPVINALANIAANIQSESQMNELLGRLLELFVQLGLEGKRASEKSPGALKASSSAGNLGVLIPVIAVLLRRLPPIKNPKPRIHKLFRDFWLYCVIMGFTASDSGLWPKEWYEGVKEIAVKSPALVSPTSSRSEMRELQYTSAVRNDSVSITELQELKNQILELLKQPADVTAYVNRLTFAQCTFLLSVYWVEILRIQNSPEPSLVPIITEYLSDSALQKDKSGMWVCVSAVGERVFEKFLEVMKNKPKYEAREAELEGHAQFLLVHFNDPHKQIRHVSDKFLVSLFDRFPHLLWSRKVLWTMLDIMQVLSNSLHLDPNQETPTLRIPRTPYSIQLMDTLEARETKVKHFAANSERIIKEALKWAPHWTRSHIQEYIINQGQGAGLWNHTGLSLALETILQFGPLNMSSAPMSVSTLEKRPKCVKSDSSKLMVSTSLRCKYIGEVIGLSAVYGTEGKEKLIEFIMKRVWTACQERSDSEHRDALWQATALLISTTEFHRNLLHCIAWSQVELFTVEAMRTAVECWQWLITSRPELEIRFLQEMVSAWNCTVQKRMGLFSTSEPMTSPLAAYEGARLEPNPPFVKPHGIWVQFICELIDNVKYSSYEKVEMLASLIHRSLAMCVGADPPCQTRSVSAVGVRFKLLTCGLSLLQGDILPKSLAKNVLRERIYCSCLDYFCKPVMCPSQTPTELREDITTLVRFWQTLHSDKKYLKASDVGDLDIGQNAPMMVENNELTKPNDFNRPTSGWINTVPLSSSTATLSKRSAKSKRVPMADNFVKCYLKKRNLIMDLLTVEIEFLIVWLNPTSRQEQQIPGEENIASWRAKTITEKQWQDYTRLAWDISPVLATYLPSRFKTNEAIMSEIRHQVQQNPVSVSHVPEALQYLATTNAILSDSTKLVHMLTWARVSPITALAYFSRQFPPHPITAQYAVKVLSSYPADAVLFYIPQLVQALRHDTMGYVTEFIKYVAKKSQIVAHQLIWNMKTNMYLDEDMQHKDVVLFDVLDALCNSILAELSGPAKQFYEREFDFFDKITSISGEIRPYPKGPERRRACLEALRKIKVQPGCYLPSNPEAMVVDIDYNSGVPMQSAAKAPYLARFKVCRCGINELENIAMAVSVNEVSQKPNKKQIVQFIYLQNHEQNFGPEMWQAAIFKVGDDVRQDMLALQVIGIFKNIFQTVGLDLYLFPYRVVATAPGCGVIECVPNAKSRDQLGRQTDIGLYEYFLKKYGEESSKEFQNARRNFIISMAAYSVVGFLLQIKDRHNGNIMLDTDGHIIHIDFGFMFESSPGGNLGFEPDIKLTDEMVMIMGGKMEAAPFKWFSDLCVQAYLAVRPYQESIISLVSLMLDTGLPCFRGQTIKLLRGRFHPGATDKEAATYMLQIIRNSFLNFRTRTYDMIQYYQNQIPY